ATATCGTTCGGAAAAATCAAGATGGGATTGAGCCGTGCTTAGATAAAATGACTGTTGACGCAATCTTGGCTGGGACCGCTGGCTAGAACTCAAGATTGTTTCAGTAGGATGAGGGCGCCCAGCTTTCCGGTCACTTCCTCCAGCACGGCCCACGGGGCCTTGCACTTCAAAGACACCAAGCGGATCGTCCAATCCAGGCTCTTCACTTGGTCCGCCAGCACCACTCCACTGACAGGCAGATCATCCGGCAAGATGACCTCGAACGGATAGCCCTTCCGCTGGCTTGTGATGGGACAGAGAATCACCAGGGAAGTCTTCTCGTTATACGCTCTCGGGGAAAGAACCAAGGCGGGCCTCTCGCCCGCCTGCTCGCGCCCCGCCTGGGGGTTGAACCGGAACCAGACGATATCGCCCCGGTCGGGGACGTACCTGGCCCTTCTCACCATTCTTCCCGGCCGGCCGCCTCACCCGTGCCAATCTCGGGGTGAATGTTCTCGGGGGTGATGGCCGCCAGGAGATCGGCAAGGACGAACCGGGGCTTCCGGATCAAAAGCCCCTTCCCATTCGGCACGATTTCAACCTGGGTGCCTTCTTTCAACTGACATTCCTCGGCCAACGGGGATGGAATCCGCAAAGCCAGGCTGTTCCCCCATTTGGCCACGGTGGCTTTCATCGCCCGCCCTCCTAGGATATATAATGTATATACGAGCGGCGGGTGTGTCAATCGGAACAGGGCACATCTCGATTAGAATGGCCCTCCCCCTGGCGCTTCAGTTCGCATGATACAATTTTGGGCGAGTTCATCGGACGTCGGGAGGATAGGCAGTGCCCTTCAAAACATGGGTTCATGAGGATAACGGCAAGTGGATTGCGGAGGTGCACAGAATCGGGAGCAATGATCCCACCACAGGGGAAAAGGTGTGGTGGGGCGCCTACGATACTAAGGAGGAAGCCCAGGGCAAGGCAGGGGAAGTTAAACGGGAGAAAGAAGCGCTTGAAAAATGGAAATAGAACACTATCCCCTCCCCGCCTCGGTTGACAGACCCTCCCCAGGCCCCTATAAATAGCCGTTTTCCATGGCTTTCCGGGCCATAGGCCGGCCTGGAAGGCCGCTTTTTCTTTGGGGAAAATGATGTTCGAGGGTTTGCGGGACCGTTTGGGGGCCATTTTCCGGGACATCCGGGGAAAAGGGGCCCTCGGCGAGAAGGAGGTGGAAGCCGTCCTCCGGGAGATCCGGCTCGCCCTCCTCGAGGCCGACGTCAACTTCCGGGTGGCCAAGGACTTCATCGGGAAGGTCCGCGGGGCGGTGGTGGGGGCCGAGCGGGCCATCCATCTGGATCCCTCCCAGCAGGTGGTCAAGGCGGTCCACGCCGAGCTGACCGAGTTGATGGGCCGGCGGGGGGCCACGATCGAGCGCGCCCCCTCGGGGCCCACCATCCTCATGCTGGTGGGGCTCCAGGGCTCGGGCAAGACCACCACCGCCGGCAAGCTGGCCTTGCGCCTCAGGGGGAAGGGGATGCGGGTGCTCCTCGTGCCCGCGGACGTGGCCCGGCCGGCCGCCATCGTCCAGCTCAAGCGCCTGGCCGAGCAGACGGGGGCGGACGCCTTCGACTCCGAGGGCATGAAGGACCCCGTCGCCATCGCCTCCCAGGCCCTCGAGCGCGCCCGGCGCGAGCACTACGACTACTGCATCGTGGACAGCGCGGGCCGGATGCACGCCGACGACGAGCTGATGGAGGAGCTCCGGCGGATGAAGGAGGCCGTCCATCCGCACGAGACGCTCCTCGTGGCCGACGCCATGACGGGCCAGGAGGCGGTGGGGCTGGGCGAGGCGTTCCAGTCCAGGATCGGGCTGACGGGCGTGGTTTTCACCAAGCTGGACGGCGACGCGCGCGGCGGGGCGGCGCTCTCGCTCCGCGCCGTGACGGGC
The Candidatus Tectomicrobia bacterium DNA segment above includes these coding regions:
- a CDS encoding AbrB/MazE/SpoVT family DNA-binding domain-containing protein encodes the protein MKATVAKWGNSLALRIPSPLAEECQLKEGTQVEIVPNGKGLLIRKPRFVLADLLAAITPENIHPEIGTGEAAGREEW
- the mazF gene encoding endoribonuclease MazF; translation: MVRRARYVPDRGDIVWFRFNPQAGREQAGERPALVLSPRAYNEKTSLVILCPITSQRKGYPFEVILPDDLPVSGVVLADQVKSLDWTIRLVSLKCKAPWAVLEEVTGKLGALILLKQS
- the ffh gene encoding signal recognition particle protein, translating into MMFEGLRDRLGAIFRDIRGKGALGEKEVEAVLREIRLALLEADVNFRVAKDFIGKVRGAVVGAERAIHLDPSQQVVKAVHAELTELMGRRGATIERAPSGPTILMLVGLQGSGKTTTAGKLALRLRGKGMRVLLVPADVARPAAIVQLKRLAEQTGADAFDSEGMKDPVAIASQALERARREHYDYCIVDSAGRMHADDELMEELRRMKEAVHPHETLLVADAMTGQEAVGLGEAFQSRIGLTGVVFTKLDGDARGGAALSLRAVTGLPIKLAGMGEKLDALEDFHPDRMASRILGMGDVLSLIEKAEAAIAPEDAQAMAESLQKGAFTLETMRDQIVRMRKMGSLSDLLSMVPGMGARMKGMEVDEKELTRTVAIIDSMTPHERRRPDVIKGSRRRRIAMGSGTQVQDVNRLLRQFTQMQRVMKQFSKGGKQSKLRMMRQMLNS